The Pseudosulfitobacter pseudonitzschiae nucleotide sequence TGCATGAGATCCGCATCGAGAGTGCCTGCGCCGCTGATCCGAAGAAGTCTTATCCCCTGTGTACTGGCGGTTCCGGGGCCTGCCCTCCTGAAGAATGCGGCGGTCCGCGGGGTTACCTTGAGCGCCGCGATGAAGCGGATGGGTATGGCGCGTGGCAAGATTTCGGCGTCATGGCTGAGTGGCTGGATGACCTGACCAAGCGGGACACGACTGATCTGATAGTGCGTGATGTGCTGACTGATGAGGTCGAAGCCGCGATGCAACGTGTCGTTGCACGAGAGCCTTACCAAGCGGGCAAGTTTTCACAAAAGTTGGTCAATCAAGCATTTCGGGATGGGCGGCACCGCGATTTGATGCACCAAAAATTCGGGTAAGCCGTCCGAAATCGTTCGGTTCCGGACAGGGCATGATGGCCTGTCCATAAAATACATTGAACAGATATCGAACAGGTGTATGATTCTGGACGACATTTCCGGACAGAACAGCAGCCCTGTGACCAGAACATTTGCCTACGCCAGAGTATCGACAATCGAACAGGACCCCGAGAACCAGATCCGGGAGATTGCCACTGCGGGATTTGTGGTGGAGCCGCACCGGATGATCGCCGAAACTGTTTCAGGGTCACAGGCCATCGCACACCGGAAGGGATTTGCGCGTCTTCTGGACAAGATGGAGCGCGGCGATGTTCTTGTTGTGACCAAGTTGGATAGGCTGGGGCGTGACGCGATTGATGTCAGCACCACCGTGGCCAAGCTGGAAACCCTGGGCATCCGTGTGCATTGCCTTGCATTGGGTGGCGTGGATCTGACCAGTTCTGCGGGCAAGCTGACGATGGGTGTGATCAACGCGGTTGCCCAGTTCGAGCGTGACCTGCTGATCGAGCGCACGCAATCGGGGCTGGCGCGTGCGAAAGCGCAAGGCAAAACACTGGGGCGCCCATCAACCCTTTCAGCTGATGAGCAGGCGCTGGTCCGTGAAAGGATCGCCAATGGCGAGACAGTTTCCTCCATCGCCCGCGACATGGGCACCAGTCGGCAGACGATCATGAGGGCGAGAGATTCAGAACCAAAATAATCAAGCAGGCAGGACCCCGAAGATGGATATCGAAATCAGCGTCACTATCACTGCGCCAGACGGCACCGCCCACACGGACAAGATTGGCACCTTCTCCAAAGGCATTGAGGCCGCTGGTAACATTGGCCTGTCCATAGAGGAAGGCAAAGCCGTTCTTTTGGGCATCCAGCAGAAAGTTGTTGCCGCGCAGTGCGAGGCGTTTTGCATCAAACGCGCACGCTGTACATGCTGTGATCAAAAGCTGCGTGGCAAAGGATGGCGGCAAATTCGATACCGGACGGTCTTCGGCGACATCGCCATTGACAGTCCGCGCGTCTATTCTTGCCAGTGCCACAATAGTCCAGCCAAAACCTTTAGCCCCCTGAACGAACTCTTGTCTGACCATATCGCCCCGGAGTTGCTCTGGCTTGAGACGAAATGGGCTTCCCTTGTGTCCTTCGGGGTCACTTCCGATCTGTTGAAAGATGTGCTGCCGATTGATGTGAGGCTCAATCCAGACACCATCCGCAGGCATTTGGGGCGCGTGGCCACACGGATGGAGGCAGAATTGGCTGATGAGCGTTACAGCTTCATTGAAACCAGCCCCCACCAGCGCGCCCAGCTTCCCAACCCGGAAGGCCAAATCACCGTCGGTATCGACGGCGGCTATGTGCGGTCGCGCGACCCTGGTCAGTCGCATTTCGAGGTCACGGTCGGCAAATCCAGCTCCACAGATCGTCCCAGCCGCTACCTTGGGCTTGTCCAAAGTCATGATGACAAGCCCAAGCGGCGACTGCACGAGGTTCTGAAGGATCAGGGCTGGCAGGAAAACCAACCGGTGACATTTATGACCGACGGCGGAGACACGGTCATCAACATGGCACGGTATATGGCACCTGCCTCAGAGCACATCCTGGACTGGTTCCACATCACCATGCGCATCACCGTGATGCAGCAATACGTGAAAGGGCTGGCGCATCGCAATGAAGAGGACGCCGAGAAACTGGCCAGATTGCTGTGCCAAATCAAAGGTTTCCTTTGGAATGGCAACCTGCACGATGGTCATGCAGCAATCGAAGACCTTGTCATCGATCTGGAAGATGTCGAGACAGACTATGCCAGCATCAAGGCACTTCAAAAGGCGGCGTTGGAGTTCGAGACCTACATCACCAACAACGCCTCGATGATCCCGAACTATGCTGAGAGAAGGCGGTACGGAGAACGTGTTTCAACCGGCTTTGTCGAAAGCACCGTCAACACCGTCGTTGGAAAGCGCTTCGGCAAGCGTCAGCAGATGCGCTGGTCAAAACGAGGCGCGCACCTCATGCTGCAAACCCGAACCCGAGCGCTCGACGGGACGCTTCGAGGCAAATTCGAGCAATGGTATCCCGGCATGAAAGCTGACGCTGACAACAAAATGGCAGCGTAATTGCCCCACACTTTGCCGTACTCTCTCGGGCTGGGGCAGGGGGCGGCGATCGGTTTCGCCGGCCCATCTCGCAGCAGACAGGACGGCGTGCTCGAAAACCAACGCCAACCAGATGCGCCTGATGCTGCACGGCTGCGCCTACTGGATCTGGTGGAAGCTCCACGCGGCTTGCCTGAAGCGTTCACCGTGGCGTCGCGCCCAGTTCGACACGCTGCGGCTGCATCTCGTCAAGCTGGCCGCCACCATCGTCGAGAAGAATACCCGGATCATCGTCACACTGCCGGCATCCTGCCCGCGACAGGGGCTTCTCCAATTTCTCTTCGAGCCCTCGCCCCAACGAAAGCTGCCTGACGCAAGCGCCCCGACAACCCCGAAACCTGACCCACCCAAGACCCAAGTCGCCGGCCGGCCTGCCAACCGGACGCCGACGCCGTATGCGCGCGATACACCCGAGATCCAGGAAGCCGCCCCCTGAGCAGAACACGATACCTTCATGAATTATCCGGGTTAATTTACTGGCTTTGCTCGTTGGCAGAACTTGATCCATCGGTTTGCAATGGAAGGATGGTCAAAGGCCAGGAGGTGAGATTTCAGGTTCTCCCTGAACCTCGCCGCGATCATATCCATGCAAGGCCGCCCTCTACCGCTTGGCAAATACGTCTCAGCCGTTTCTCGCCAGAAGCGATCATATCGGATGCTGCCTTTGGTCGGGAAGATTGCATTAGGCTTCTTTTGTCCCCCAGGATTTTTTGAGCTAATAGATATATTAATTATATCTTTCTTCTTGGGCGGACACAGGCTGTCCGGGATCTTTGCCAACAATACTCGAAACCATCCACAGAAACTGGAAAAGCGGATCCGGTTAAGCAAGTTCTTGTACGCATGATGTGGGTTTTTGCGCTTCTGCCGCTCCAGGATACCTAACCCTTCAAGCTGCGCTATCCAGCGCCGTACGGTGCGTTCTGTGACGCCAAACTGATCAGCGATAGCCGCGTTTGATATAGGCCGGGTCTGGAACGCTCTGTCGGCGGAAAAATCGTACCGTTGTTGCTCCAAAAATCGCAGAAGGTCGATCAGGACCGAAACCTGTGGCCTTGAAAACTTCTCGGTCAGGAGCGGTCGAATTTCTTCCTCCAGGTAAGTGATGAACTGATGTGTGCTCGGTGTCGGCGCTTTTGTGCTGCCTGTCATTCCTCATGTCCTCGATGATGCGAGGCGTAATCTGCGGGCAATATTTAATGTTCGCTCAAGAGCGTTATTTTGCTTGCCTGCGATGTAAGGGGGATGATAAAAACGAGCCTAGATGGATAGTGTGGCTTGTTGGGATTGGCGTCCCTTAGTCTCAAACCCCCCTCGTAAGGTTCACGCCTTGCGGGGGTTTTCGTTTGTGGGGTGGTCTCTGCTCCTCTGATTATTCTTGTTGCGGGTTCTAGCTAAAAATTGCAGCCGACCATCGCAATTATGGTGTTCGGCAACCGATGGCTCACAGGCGTTTGTGTTAGTAGTTGACCTGCTCGAAGCCGTAGTTGCCCTCGTAATCGCGCCAGTCCACGAACACGGAACGGTGGTGGAGGCTGGGACAATTCTGACCATATTGCTCCATGCCGGTGTGGGCCTGGGGCAGGGCATTGACGGTCGAGTCGTACCATTGGAAGTTGCCCTGGGTGCCATATGATCCCACGCGGACAATTGCGTACCGCTGGCAGTCGCCTTCATCACCAGACTGGTACTGGCGGGCGGAGCTGACGTTGGTCACACGGATCGAGCGCACGAAATCAAACTCGGAGCTGCTTATGTCAATGTCGGCGGTCCCGTTGTCGTCGCTGTATTCGCCTTCCTGAACGAATTGCAGGGCGAAACCGTCAGGCAAGCGCCGCGCGTTACCGCCGCTCTGGTGAAGAACGGCGGGGTGCGGTTTCAGCGCGAAATCCGTGAGTGGTGCGCTTGGAATTGATTGAAGGGGTATGGGGATGTCGCCCTGCATGAAACTGTCGTAGAGGCGTGTTCGATTCAATTCAGTGGGGTCCGGCGCTTCAAGCGCCGCACGCATCGGACAGCGCCAGATTTGCAGCGGCGGTTCAACAGGCCAGGGCGTAATTCGGCGAATGAACTCTGCGCGGGCAGCGGAACACTCGGCAGATTCGGGCCAGCCGCCGGACAGACAGAGCAAGATTGCACAATCAATCTGATAAGTTTGTGCGTGTGCCCGCTGCGGTGCTGCTGTGAAGCTTGCGGCGACGACAGCCAACATGAGAGCTGAAGACCCTGGAAATTGGCGCAACATCATGTCCCCTTCGAGTTACAAAGTTTATAACTTGTTTGACGCTTTATAACGATATACGTCGAAGGGGCGGGGAACATCAATAACTTTGTGTAGATGAAGTGAGAACTACATCATCAGGTCCGGAACCTGTCTGTGTAGCTCGGTACCGTTCATTCCTTCCGAGTAAACAGTGCCCGAAAGAGACCGGAGCCGCGACATGATCAGGGACTACCCACCTTTACAGATTGTCAGCAAACAGCTCACATATCTTGGCCATCAAGATCTCGCGGGTTTCTGGGGTTTCCAATAGAAGCTCATGCTTGGCATTTTGGATTTTCTGTAAACTCCCGCCAGGCCAACGCACCATGCGATCTTGTATCGCAGCAATGCTCACAACTTCCTCTTGGTCACCGTAAAATGAGATGCAGGGCAGATTTGGCGACTGTGATTTTGATAGACTTCGCGTCTCTTTTAGAGCCTGAAAGAGCCAGCCCATACTTGGACCACCAGTGTGTAACTCGGGTGCCTTTTGGCCTTGATTGACCCAATATTGAAACACTTCGAAGTCACTGGTCAGCCTATTTTCTTCAAAGCCCACATTGAGAATATAGCTTTGATCTGAGTATCCCGGAGCATAGAGATGCCCTTTGCCTAATGTTTGTGCTGCCCATGTCAGGGGCCAAGCTGCAAAACGCTGAGCCGGGGAGATATGAATGTCCCACATCGGGGCCGTAAAAGCACATGCCGCCACGGGCAGACCTTCCAACACAGCACGAAATCCAATGCACCCGCCCATAGAGTGACCGAGTAAATACCACGGCTTTGGCAGATCTAAGGTCTCTGCCGCGTGCACCATTGCAGCAACATCTTTTTGGTAATCCGTAAACCGAGCAACATGGCCAGCCTTCGGATCTTCAGTAACCCTGTCTGCGAGCCCATGTCCGCGCCAATCAATCACGAAGGTAGAATAGCCACATTTGACAAGATCATTGACCGGATGTCCGTATAACTCAATGTAATCAGAGCGCCCAGGGAACACCAGAACAGTCCCTTTGCTGACCTCTTCTGGTTCCCATAAAGCAACACGACCGCGCACACCGTCATCTGTATGTATCCAGTAAGCTTTGCCATGCGCAGGGGCTGCGGAGATACCTGAATAGAGGGTTGCCTCTTCCATTAGACCAATATTCCTTCAGCTTCAAAAAACGCTCGTGGCAACAAAATCACCCGCTTCATCAGACATTCTTCCCTTCTTCCAACTTACTTTGCCGCACCGGCACCGGCGCTCGCCACAAAAGGCTACCTAGCGCAATCAATACGCTTGCAGCCAGCAGCAAGGAAAAACCTGTGAAACGTCCGATCAGCAAGAAACTTGCACAGAGCAGTATCATGACGCCCATCATCTTCAACCATGTAACCCTCAGCCTACCATTCCAGCTTCGTGCCTCTATCGACCGCTCCAAGGACACAAATATCTGCGCCATACAGGAAAAAAAGACAAAGTAGACAATAAGCAGGAGAAATAAACTCGTAATAAACGGTGACGGACTCCCATTAATCCAGCCCCAATTTTCATCACCAAGACCAAGAGCATAGGATGCGTCATTGATCAGCCAGTCAAAAATGGTTTCCCCGTCTGATATCAGGTAGGCAGCGTTAAGCTTGATGCTTACAGCAATCAGGCTGCCCAAGACCGCGCACCGAAATACCCCATGCATGATTGTAGATCCGACTTCACAGATTTGATGCTGTTGGCCATCGCCGCTTAGAAATCTTCGCGATCCGCACATCTCGGAGAAATCATTTACTATGGCGTAGAGCAACAGGAGACCGGCAAAGAACAACATGTAGATCACGCCCGAATACATGAAAGCGATAAATGAAATTGTGAGTGACGCCGGAATTGAGATAACGTCTGGCCGCTCGATCGCCACAAGGAGCCAATCCACCATAGAGATGTCAGATTTTTTCTCAATCAACGCAAATAAATAGACGCCTGACCATTGAAGTAGGAATATTACCCCAAAGCATATGAACATGATCGCCCAAAATGAAACAGAGAACGACCTCACCTTGTTCATCCAGCCATCGTCATCACGTTTTCTAGCAACCCCAGATGCGAACAAGCCATGTCGCTCGTCTTTCCAGAAAGAGAGCAACTGTGCCGTGATAACCAGAAAGATGGGCAGAAAAATCAGTTCGCCAACATTCCAAGCAGGGGACCAAAAGAAGCCCACTTGTTTACTCACACCCTCCAATGGGCTGTAAGTGATGCTGTGGACACCCGAAAAGTAGGCCAAAAACCAAAGAACACTGCAACTGCCCCACACAACTATAGGCAGATTCAGGGGGTTGTGACCGTCAAACATTGCTTCTGACTTTTCGGCCAGGCTTAAATGTTCCCTTTCATCGTTGTTGATCTTTGGCAGCACAACAGCCTGGGCTGCTGACACACGTCTTCGCTGACCTCTCCTTTTGGCGACAAGCCGCCTGTTTGCGGCAATAAGTTCTGCCTGCCACACGCCAGTCGCCTCGGGGTCATGGCATCCAAATATCCGCGCCAACCAACGGATGTTGTCCGAGCTGATCCCCTTTTCATTATCCTGAAACCAATGCTGTACAGTGCGCAGATCGATCCCATCCGGATCTGTACTGATTTCAGAAATCTCCTTGGCAAGAAGCTCGGGCGTCCACGGGCCACCGGGAATCCCATCTTTCTCTACTGGCCGACCTGCACCTACAGACGACAGGTAATTGAAAAGCTCCTTGAAATCACGGTTATCTTTTATTGGCGGAAAAAAATATTTATTATTTTTTATCAAGTGCTTACAATTTTCTGTTTCGTCATGTTTCGTAAGATTTCATTCCGTTTCGTGCCACAGTTAACACTTTGTTTCAACTCTGAGTTGGTAAGAATCTTCAGTCATGGCCCTACAGCCTTGACTGAAGATGCTTTGGCTTGCCGGAGCACTGACTTGCGCACATGGAACAGAGGGTAGAAGACCAAAATGACGCAGATGACAACTATCTCAGACGTCGAGACCAAATCTAAGCAGTGCAAACGGGAAACAAAACAGAGGAAGAGCGCACGGCCGATTAAGCGCATCCTGGACAAAGCAAGCGGGGATGTTGTTGGTTGGCTTTACGAGTGGAACACCGGTCACGTGGTTCCAATGTGGAAAGCGGAGCCCTTTGAAGAT carries:
- a CDS encoding plasmid pRiA4b ORF-3 family protein is translated as MIWRRVMVPTTMTLNELHGVLQVAMGWEGIHLYAFDIYAVQYGSFELMMGSPRVPLAQFSFRKNDKFSYTYDMGDGWVHEIRIESACAADPKKSYPLCTGGSGACPPEECGGPRGYLERRDEADGYGAWQDFGVMAEWLDDLTKRDTTDLIVRDVLTDEVEAAMQRVVAREPYQAGKFSQKLVNQAFRDGRHRDLMHQKFG
- a CDS encoding alpha/beta fold hydrolase, with translation MEEATLYSGISAAPAHGKAYWIHTDDGVRGRVALWEPEEVSKGTVLVFPGRSDYIELYGHPVNDLVKCGYSTFVIDWRGHGLADRVTEDPKAGHVARFTDYQKDVAAMVHAAETLDLPKPWYLLGHSMGGCIGFRAVLEGLPVAACAFTAPMWDIHISPAQRFAAWPLTWAAQTLGKGHLYAPGYSDQSYILNVGFEENRLTSDFEVFQYWVNQGQKAPELHTGGPSMGWLFQALKETRSLSKSQSPNLPCISFYGDQEEVVSIAAIQDRMVRWPGGSLQKIQNAKHELLLETPETREILMAKICELFADNL
- a CDS encoding ISKra4 family transposase → MDIEISVTITAPDGTAHTDKIGTFSKGIEAAGNIGLSIEEGKAVLLGIQQKVVAAQCEAFCIKRARCTCCDQKLRGKGWRQIRYRTVFGDIAIDSPRVYSCQCHNSPAKTFSPLNELLSDHIAPELLWLETKWASLVSFGVTSDLLKDVLPIDVRLNPDTIRRHLGRVATRMEAELADERYSFIETSPHQRAQLPNPEGQITVGIDGGYVRSRDPGQSHFEVTVGKSSSTDRPSRYLGLVQSHDDKPKRRLHEVLKDQGWQENQPVTFMTDGGDTVINMARYMAPASEHILDWFHITMRITVMQQYVKGLAHRNEEDAEKLARLLCQIKGFLWNGNLHDGHAAIEDLVIDLEDVETDYASIKALQKAALEFETYITNNASMIPNYAERRRYGERVSTGFVESTVNTVVGKRFGKRQQMRWSKRGAHLMLQTRTRALDGTLRGKFEQWYPGMKADADNKMAA
- a CDS encoding recombinase family protein, which produces MTRTFAYARVSTIEQDPENQIREIATAGFVVEPHRMIAETVSGSQAIAHRKGFARLLDKMERGDVLVVTKLDRLGRDAIDVSTTVAKLETLGIRVHCLALGGVDLTSSAGKLTMGVINAVAQFERDLLIERTQSGLARAKAQGKTLGRPSTLSADEQALVRERIANGETVSSIARDMGTSRQTIMRARDSEPK
- a CDS encoding helix-turn-helix domain-containing protein, translating into MTGSTKAPTPSTHQFITYLEEEIRPLLTEKFSRPQVSVLIDLLRFLEQQRYDFSADRAFQTRPISNAAIADQFGVTERTVRRWIAQLEGLGILERQKRKNPHHAYKNLLNRIRFSSFCGWFRVLLAKIPDSLCPPKKKDIINISISSKNPGGQKKPNAIFPTKGSIRYDRFWRETAETYLPSGRGRPCMDMIAARFRENLKSHLLAFDHPSIANRWIKFCQRAKPVN